A segment of the Flavobacterium azooxidireducens genome:
AAAAATACCCAATTATCGGAAATATCACGGCTGCTTTGTTGGCAATTTTACCCTTTTTCGCCATTTTATTATATTATCAAAAAATTGATTCCATTCTTCAGAATTTGAACAACGAAAAATATTATGTCATTTTTGCACATGCTTCTTTCTTGTTTCTATTGATTTTAATTCGAGAAATGATCAAAGATTTAGAAAATATTATTGGCGATTTAGTTCAAAATTATAGAACAATTCCGGTAATTTTAGGCGAATCTTTTTCTAAAAAAGTTATTACTTTTCTGGTTTTATGTACAGTGATTCCGGTCTATATTCTAATCGAAATTTATGATGTTGGTTATATGGACATCTATTTTTATGCAAGTTTTGTCATTTTAATCTTCTTCCTAATCAAATTATGGAAATCAGATTCTAAAGAAAATTACTTTCTTTTGCACAACATTATTAAGTTTATCATCGTTGCCGGAGTTTTTAGTATTGTTCTAATTAAGCCCTCCGTTTTGGTGCATGGGAGAGATGTTTTGGCCATATAAAGCTGAAAAGTAAAACAACTTCCAATTCCAATTTCCAATTGCGTATCTTTGCAAAAATTTTCAAGGATGGACAAGAAAGACGGAAGCAACAGAAAATCAACTTCCAACAGAACTACAAAGGGTAAATCAACGGGTTTTAGTAAACCAAAACCAGCAATGGATAAGCGTTCGCAAAAGCCTAAAAAAGCAACAGCAACAGCAGCAAAAACTACTGGATCAAAAACTACAGCAGCAACTCCCGCAGCTAAACCAAAAGTAAAATCAGACGATATTCGTTTAAATAAATACATATCCAATTCCGGTGCTTGTTCGCGTCGTGATGCCGATATCTACATTCAATCAGGAAACGTAAAAGTAAACGGTGTCGTTATTACTGAAATGGGTTATCAAGTAAAACCCGGAGATGTGGTTAATTTTGATGGGTCAACGATTATTCCTGAAAAGAAAGAATATATTTTATTGAACAAACCCAAAAACTTCACCACTTCGGTGGAAGATGATCGCGATATGCGAAATGTTTTCGAATTAATCAAAAATTCTACACAAGCCAAAGTACAAGCGATTGGTAGAATGGATAAAAACACAACCGGATTATTGTTGTTTACGAATGATACTGATATGATTCGTAAATTCAGTTTGCCAAATCAAAAATCGACAAAAATTTATCAGGTTACATTAGATAAAAACCTAAAATTTGAAGATTTAGAAAAAATTTCAGGGGGTGTTTCATTTGATGA
Coding sequences within it:
- a CDS encoding pseudouridine synthase translates to MDKKDGSNRKSTSNRTTKGKSTGFSKPKPAMDKRSQKPKKATATAAKTTGSKTTAATPAAKPKVKSDDIRLNKYISNSGACSRRDADIYIQSGNVKVNGVVITEMGYQVKPGDVVNFDGSTIIPEKKEYILLNKPKNFTTSVEDDRDMRNVFELIKNSTQAKVQAIGRMDKNTTGLLLFTNDTDMIRKFSLPNQKSTKIYQVTLDKNLKFEDLEKISGGVSFDEHKLYVDEISYIEDQPKTEIGIKLRTPNVKVVRAIFEKFKYDVLKVDRVSFAGLTKKNLPRGNWRFLTEQEIINLKNY
- a CDS encoding geranylgeranylglycerol-phosphate geranylgeranyltransferase gives rise to the protein MKIISLFSVVRGYNIPIIILAQYLSAIFILSPKTRALDVILDFNLFIIVLASTLTIASGYIINSFYDSQKDLINKPNKTMLDRLVSQKTKLQVYFGLNFFVFLIATLVSWRAVFFFSAYIFLIWFYSHKIKKYPIIGNITAALLAILPFFAILLYYQKIDSILQNLNNEKYYVIFAHASFLFLLILIREMIKDLENIIGDLVQNYRTIPVILGESFSKKVITFLVLCTVIPVYILIEIYDVGYMDIYFYASFVILIFFLIKLWKSDSKENYFLLHNIIKFIIVAGVFSIVLIKPSVLVHGRDVLAI